The proteins below are encoded in one region of Casimicrobium huifangae:
- the tssH gene encoding type VI secretion system ATPase TssH, whose translation MSEISRTALFGKLNPLLYKAIEGATVFCKLRGNPYVELVHWVHQILSNNDSDLHRIVRHFEVDASKLAADLTKALDRLPRGATAISDLSEHIEMAVERAWVYGTLKYGDAQVRSGYIMVGLVKTMGLRNILYGISKEFEKLGIDALSDKLPDIVKGSPEDALTASDGTGIGGEPGEASGAMAPAQMGKQEALKKYAVDLTEKARKGEIDPVTGRDEEIRQIVDILMRRRQNNPILTGEAGVGKTAVVEGFALRLAKGDVPPQLKEVSLLTLDIGLLQAGASMKGEFEQRLRQVIDEVQASPKPIILFVDEVHTLVGAGGAAGTGDAANLLKPALARGTLRTIGATTWAEYKKYIEKDPALTRRFQVVQVPEPDEPKAIAMLRGVATVLEKHHKVLLLDEAIAAAVTLSHRYIPARQLPDKAVSLLDTSCARVAVSQHATPPEVEDTQRRIEMLDVELAIIDREAAVGIEVGTRRADAQGQRDAEAAKLATLEARWKEEKALVDTILDLRGKLRGSGDGKVDTSVPLGDDARAAMLKELGELQGKLASMQGDAPLILPAVDAQAVASVVADWTGIPVGRMVKNEVEAILKIADTLNQRVIGQRHGLDMIAKRIQTSRAKLDNPNKPIGVFMLVGPSGVGKTETALTLAEQLYGGEQNMITINMSEFQEAHTVSTLKGAPPGYVGYGEGGVLTEAVRRKPYSVVLLDEVEKAHSDVHEIFFQVFDKGIMEDGEGRLIDFKNTVIILTSNVGSELIMSMTRDPELMPEPDAIAKALREPLLKVFPAALLGRIQVVPYFPLSDEMLGNIIRLQLNRIKKRVAENHKAEFSYSDEVVKLIGSRCTEIESGGRMIDAILTNTILPRLSEEYLRRTIDGKELQKIAINVANGDFEYVFD comes from the coding sequence ATGTCAGAAATCAGCCGTACCGCGCTCTTCGGAAAACTCAATCCGCTGCTCTACAAGGCGATCGAAGGCGCCACCGTCTTCTGCAAGCTGCGTGGCAATCCATACGTCGAGCTGGTGCACTGGGTGCACCAGATTCTTTCCAACAACGACAGCGATCTGCATCGTATCGTCCGCCACTTCGAGGTTGATGCGTCGAAGCTGGCGGCAGATCTGACCAAAGCACTGGATCGCCTGCCGCGCGGCGCCACTGCGATCTCTGACTTGTCAGAGCACATCGAAATGGCCGTCGAGCGCGCCTGGGTGTACGGCACGCTCAAGTACGGCGATGCGCAGGTGCGCAGCGGCTACATCATGGTTGGCCTGGTCAAGACGATGGGGCTGCGCAACATCCTTTATGGCATCTCGAAGGAGTTCGAGAAGCTGGGGATTGATGCGCTGTCCGACAAGTTGCCCGACATTGTCAAGGGCTCCCCGGAAGACGCGCTCACCGCCAGTGACGGCACCGGCATTGGCGGCGAACCGGGCGAGGCAAGTGGCGCCATGGCGCCAGCGCAAATGGGCAAGCAGGAGGCGCTCAAGAAGTACGCCGTTGACCTGACCGAGAAAGCCAGAAAAGGCGAAATCGATCCGGTCACTGGCCGTGACGAAGAGATTCGCCAGATTGTCGACATCCTGATGCGCCGGCGGCAGAACAACCCGATCCTCACTGGTGAGGCGGGCGTCGGCAAGACTGCGGTTGTCGAGGGTTTTGCGCTGCGTCTGGCCAAGGGCGATGTTCCTCCGCAATTGAAGGAAGTATCGTTGCTGACGCTCGACATCGGCCTGTTGCAGGCGGGCGCCAGCATGAAAGGCGAATTCGAGCAGCGACTGCGGCAGGTCATCGACGAAGTGCAGGCCAGCCCCAAGCCAATCATTCTGTTTGTCGATGAAGTCCACACGCTGGTCGGTGCGGGCGGGGCGGCAGGCACAGGCGATGCGGCCAACCTGCTGAAACCGGCGCTGGCGCGTGGCACGTTGCGCACGATCGGCGCCACCACGTGGGCAGAGTACAAGAAGTACATCGAGAAAGACCCGGCGCTCACCCGCCGCTTCCAGGTGGTGCAGGTGCCGGAGCCGGATGAGCCAAAAGCCATTGCCATGCTGCGCGGCGTCGCCACGGTGCTGGAGAAACACCATAAGGTGCTGTTGCTCGACGAAGCGATCGCCGCAGCGGTGACGCTGTCGCACCGCTACATCCCGGCCCGGCAATTGCCCGACAAGGCGGTGAGCCTGCTCGACACCAGTTGCGCGCGCGTTGCGGTGAGCCAGCATGCCACGCCGCCGGAAGTGGAAGACACTCAGCGGCGTATCGAAATGCTGGATGTCGAACTTGCCATCATTGATCGCGAAGCTGCCGTCGGCATCGAAGTCGGCACTCGCCGCGCCGATGCCCAGGGCCAGCGCGATGCAGAGGCGGCCAAACTGGCGACGCTGGAAGCGCGCTGGAAAGAGGAGAAAGCGCTGGTCGACACCATCCTTGATCTGCGTGGCAAGCTTCGCGGCTCGGGCGATGGCAAAGTCGATACGTCCGTCCCGCTTGGGGATGATGCCCGCGCCGCGATGCTCAAGGAATTGGGTGAACTGCAGGGCAAGCTGGCTTCGATGCAGGGCGATGCGCCGCTGATCCTGCCGGCGGTGGACGCGCAGGCTGTGGCCTCAGTCGTTGCCGACTGGACGGGCATCCCGGTTGGGCGCATGGTCAAGAATGAGGTCGAGGCCATCCTCAAGATCGCCGACACGCTCAACCAGCGGGTGATCGGCCAGCGCCACGGCCTGGACATGATCGCGAAGCGAATCCAAACGAGCCGCGCCAAACTTGACAACCCGAACAAGCCCATCGGCGTCTTCATGCTTGTTGGTCCCTCCGGCGTCGGCAAGACCGAGACCGCGCTGACGCTTGCCGAGCAGCTGTACGGCGGCGAACAGAACATGATCACCATCAACATGAGCGAATTTCAGGAGGCGCACACCGTCTCCACGCTCAAGGGCGCACCTCCGGGCTACGTTGGCTATGGCGAAGGCGGTGTGTTGACCGAGGCGGTGCGGCGCAAGCCCTACAGCGTGGTGCTGCTCGATGAAGTCGAAAAGGCGCACAGCGATGTGCATGAGATCTTCTTCCAGGTGTTCGACAAGGGCATCATGGAAGACGGCGAGGGCCGCCTGATCGACTTCAAAAACACCGTGATCATCCTGACCAGCAATGTGGGCAGCGAGCTGATTATGAGCATGACGCGCGATCCGGAACTGATGCCGGAGCCGGACGCCATCGCAAAGGCGCTGCGCGAGCCCTTGCTCAAGGTGTTCCCCGCCGCGCTGCTCGGCCGCATTCAGGTGGTGCCGTACTTCCCGCTCTCCGACGAGATGCTCGGCAACATCATCCGCCTGCAGCTCAACCGCATCAAGAAGCGTGTCGCTGAAAATCACAAGGCGGAGTTCAGCTACAGCGACGAGGTGGTGAAACTCATCGGTTCGCGCTGCACCGAAATCGAGAGCGGTGGCCGCATGATTGATGCGATCCTGACCAACACCATCCTGCCGCGGCTGTCCGAGGAATATCTGCGGCGTACGATCGATGGCAAGGAGCTGCAGAAGATCGCCATCAATGTCGCTAACGGGGATTTCGAATACGTCTTTGACTGA
- a CDS encoding tetratricopeptide repeat protein, translated as MTVNEAPSSGLTGGGNTEGPVSLTLAESIELVRGLLANGKAAAAENLLNAILEQLPDEPDALHLLGALRDMQGRSLEALPLIERSIALMPEEPGRWNDVGNVLAKINRKPDAVKAYRRSIELAGETIGAASGYNNLGRMLLTDSLIDAEAAFRRATELSPGFAYAWYNLSQTLIELGRTAEGVDACGQAIILAPHMASREHVARALVHLGHTEEAIEHYRRWLQEDPDNPVLQHHLAALTTPDTADRASDAYVEKVFDGFAASFDDKLASLEYRAPELIRDAFASVYPSAAASLDIADAGCGTGLCGPLLAPWARRLCGFDLSGGMLSKAQSRSVYTDLHKAELVAFLRDSVAAFDVIVSADTLCYFAALGDAMRASRDALRPGGHVFYTVEASDDDTQPHRLLPSGRYAHSLVHVASSASAAGLRVVAIGRVKLREEAGRPVTGWLVTLYRP; from the coding sequence ATGACAGTCAATGAGGCGCCCAGCAGCGGCCTGACAGGCGGCGGCAATACGGAAGGACCGGTAAGCCTGACGCTCGCGGAATCGATCGAACTGGTTCGAGGGCTGCTTGCCAATGGCAAGGCAGCGGCAGCTGAAAACTTGCTGAATGCGATTCTTGAGCAGTTGCCAGACGAGCCCGACGCGTTGCATCTGTTGGGTGCGTTGCGCGACATGCAGGGCCGGTCGCTTGAAGCGTTGCCATTGATCGAACGATCAATCGCGCTGATGCCCGAGGAGCCGGGGCGCTGGAACGACGTCGGCAACGTACTCGCCAAGATCAACCGCAAGCCAGATGCAGTGAAGGCCTATCGCCGCAGCATCGAGCTGGCCGGCGAGACCATCGGCGCTGCCAGTGGCTACAACAATCTTGGTCGCATGTTGTTGACGGATAGCCTCATTGATGCCGAGGCCGCGTTCCGGCGTGCGACCGAGCTTTCGCCGGGATTTGCCTACGCCTGGTACAACCTTTCGCAGACGCTGATTGAGCTGGGTCGCACCGCCGAGGGGGTCGATGCCTGCGGTCAGGCCATCATCCTGGCGCCGCACATGGCCTCGCGCGAGCATGTGGCACGCGCACTGGTCCACCTCGGTCACACCGAGGAAGCCATCGAGCACTACCGCAGATGGCTGCAGGAAGACCCCGACAACCCGGTGCTGCAGCACCATCTGGCAGCCCTGACCACGCCCGACACCGCTGACCGTGCCAGTGACGCTTATGTGGAAAAGGTGTTCGACGGCTTTGCAGCCAGCTTTGACGACAAGCTTGCATCGCTTGAATACAGGGCTCCAGAACTGATTCGCGACGCTTTCGCATCGGTCTATCCCTCAGCGGCGGCGTCACTCGATATTGCCGATGCCGGTTGCGGCACCGGGTTGTGCGGGCCATTGCTGGCACCGTGGGCCCGACGGCTTTGCGGTTTCGACTTGTCTGGCGGCATGCTGTCGAAGGCTCAATCGCGCAGCGTCTACACCGATCTGCACAAGGCCGAACTGGTCGCGTTTCTGCGGGATAGCGTGGCGGCATTCGATGTCATTGTCTCGGCCGACACACTTTGCTACTTTGCTGCATTGGGCGACGCCATGCGCGCCTCGCGTGATGCGCTGCGTCCCGGCGGCCATGTGTTCTACACGGTCGAAGCCTCGGACGATGACACGCAGCCACATCGCCTGTTGCCGTCCGGGCGTTACGCGCACAGCCTGGTCCATGTTGCCTCCTCAGCCAGTGCTGCCGGCCTGCGGGTAGTTGCCATCGGCAGAGTCAAGCTGCGCGAGGAAGCTGGACGACCGGTCACTGGCTGGCTGGTAACACTTTATCGGCCGTGA